AATGTAATTTGCagttgcaaggaaattaaaaactTACATTTTCTaccttaatttttttgttactatTAGAAAAAGAATATTACATCAATATTACAAGAAAATAGAGACGAAATTGAAAGACTAAGAAAACAGGACAAATATAAAgggataagaaaaaaaaaggacaGAAAAGACAGATGAAAAATAAACCatataagaaaagacacacaaaAAGATACGCATAGAATTCGATGGTAGTAGAATTTTTGGATTATTAAATgtgttaataataaaatatgtttttataaattttttaataattattaaataatttttgtttaattttaattataatttaattttttatatattatttaattattaaatttattttttattttataatttattatcttattatttatttattatgtttattaactattaaaaataaaaataagaataaaataaattttttattaatggtAACCTTCATAAATATTTTGACAATGTAAATCAATGAATTTTTTATCTTTGATCGGTTATATCTATAAACGTAAGAAAAATCGtgttttttgataattcaatcgaTTAGACATTAATACAATCGATTGAATATCACAAGTCTCTTCAAAACTTAATTGATTGGAGATTtaacacaatcgattgaattttttcaaatggtaatataatttttttcaaaattcaatcaaTTGGAATTGTTGCAATCGATTGAACTTCGATCGATTGAATTAcactataaaaaaaaaaccaaaatataaaatttagatgtAAAATATTATGCATgcatgttatattttttaagattttgaaaatcaaactaATGGTCAAActgttttaatgattaatttattaactCAATCGTGATTTAATTAACATAatcgaattaaaataaaataatatataaaattataaaaaatatctaaaatataaatcttaaaatcacACAAATGAAAAGTACCAGACAAACTATAATTTTATAATCCCATGTAAATATAATCCAAGAgtcaaattgaaaagaaaataactaaatattaaaaattaacataaaggtttatatatatatatatatatatatatatatatatatatatatatatataagtttatagaatgaaaaagaataaaaacaaaaaatatatttattagttgTATCTtagtttctagttttttttttatttaaaaaaatgtatttcaTATCCTCTAATTTTTAAGATATATTTAGTTTAACCTTTTAGGTGTCCATATTTAGTTTTTAAGTTAAATGGATTATATTAGtatcttaaaaataaatataatttatcataaaaagaaATTGTGTGCTCGTTAAAACCTAACTCAAATtcattttttgtatatatatatatataaaatagtgtGTTGTCAAAATAGCATTGCCATCATCCAAAAACTTTGAATATTCTTATTGGACATTAGCCCAAATTTAGAAAGACCAACCCTGAACGATTGGATAAAAAAAGTGAGCTTCAAAATTAAGTGGGCTGGCTGCACTGGTTGGATCCATTATCCTTCTAATCCTTCTAATTAATAAACCCTATTATTGAGGTCATGAGGTGGAGCCGCGGaggtttaaatatataatattactgCCTCAGCATCTTAAACATCTTCAGCCGCATGCATGACCATcatatactctctctctctctctctcaacttAACTCTGAGAATGGGTGAATGTCTGTGATTATGCATTTTCgttttattttttccttcttttcccCTAATAACGACGTAGTTTGGTCCTCGCCGTGATCTACGgcttttcttttttagttttttcctTCTCTGCAGCTTCCGTCAGAAAAGACGTGATTTTTCCAAGAACCGTCCGGTTACCGGTTCGGTCTGATTGACCGGTTTCTGGACGGTTTTACGGTTTGTCTCCGGTTTAAAAATACTGCGGTTTTTTACGATTGAACTGATTCGACCGTCTGGTTTAAGACCCAAAAATTAATTAGAGATATCctctttttttaatgtttttaaatttAAGCAATTATATTTATGTGTTTAATCAAATACATAAACGATCATTACTAGTTTCTTACGTTTAAATTTAGAACAATAGAATATTATTGTCAAATAACATATAACGAATTATATATtagactaatataaaaaaaattattatactaaTGTCCCAAAACATTGCACATGTTgaaaattaagaattttatatatataataatagaggaaTATGACTTATAGTCATACTAAATAATATTCAAtgctagacaaaaaaaaaaaaaaaaggatattcAATGCTAAATCAAGATTGAcccaaaaattaattaattaaggacGTTCCCAACAAAAGGAACCCGAAACCCACCAAACGAGATTGAACCTACCCAAGCTAGCCCATAATTTTAGACCAAACTCGACTCGACATTGAAATTAAGTATTCCTAGTTGCTGGTGCTGCTCACAGGAAGAGGTGAATGCAAGGGAGGAACCGAGGAAGTGACACTCCGAGGAGCCAAAGTGTGAAGAAGCAACGACCTTTCCCATTCTCCAAAGGATCACCACCCCCAAACCCACATCCAACTTCAACTTTGATTACTCTTATATAATACACTCATCTACCACTTTCTATTGTTCCAATctaatcaaatatttattttttattattaaattcctTCTCCTTTCTCCAATCACTTTGCTGTTGCTCAGATTATTGTTCCTACTTTCTTTGTTGTTGATCTCGTGATGGCTCATTTGGCTCTGTCACAGGTAATGAACCCACTAACCAATTCCCTTTTTTTTCTCCACGTTAAGCAAAATGGTCACCCCAAATggaatcaaaatttgattttgaccGTTTTCTCTtttatctctattttttctaCCTGGTTTGAGCTGTGGGTGAATACAACTAACTTTGTAGACTCTCAAAGCTTGGAAATTTGACCTGAAGTTGGCTTTTTCAAATGGAACTAAGGATTTTCTACCCTGTTTTTACTtttgttatttattaattttgtgtctttttataattgttgaacaAAAgttcttaacttttttttttccaccGGTTTCTGCAGGTGGCTGTGGCTGTTCCTGTTAGCAGCGATTTGTCTCTCAGAAGATCTGCGTTTAAGGTTTGATACTTCTTATGATCCCTTATTACTTTTCTGCCCTTTGACTTTTGGAAACTCTTGTTATATATAAGTGCCTTTAGTTTGTTTTAAAGGATCCATACATATGTCAGACTTCGCTTTGATTAGTGATGATTTTTAGAAGCTCATGCAGAACAGTTATagatatgaatattttttaatgtatcaCTTTGTCCAAAGAAACTGATACTTTGAAACGAGGGAGTAATTGATTAAGTGATTTTCGAAACCAGTGCATAATGACATTGCAGTTGTTAGAGGATAGATTATGTTGGCATCATTTTGTTTGAAACCCAGCTTCTTCATTTTAGATAtacaatttttgtttttaaagagAAGCTACTCTTGATTTGCAGGTATCTAACTTAAACTTCCAGGATAAATCATGGGCACCGGTGTTAACTTTCAACCTGAAAGCAAACAATTCAAGGTCAAGAAGTCGGCGTGTGACATGCATGTCTGTGCAACAAACAAGTGCACCCAAAGTTACTGTCTCCCCTTTAGAATTGGAAGATGCTAATGAACCTCCATTGAATATATACAAGCCTAAAGAGCCATACACAGCAACTATTGTTTCTGTCGAGAGGCTCGTTGGTCCAAAGGCTCCCGGTGAAACATGTCATATTGTGATTGATCATGGTGGCAATGTTCCCTATTGGGAAGGACAGAGTTATGGTGTCATTCCACCTGTAAGTAGTATCATTGAGTTATTTTCTGCCAACAATCCACAATGCTTGAATTTTGGCTTCAGAATTTTTGCATGTAAATTGGACATATCAAAAGATTTACTAATGTTTTCTTCCTATTGAACCTTAATAATCTTGGGCATTGGCAGAATATTTGGATTTGTTTTTGCTGGAGAATTATTTGGTACTAATGAATAGAATTTGCATATGGGTGGCAGGGAGAAAATCCAAAGAAACCTGGAAGTCCCCATAATGTTCGGCTATATTCAATTGCTTCGACGAGGTATGGAGACAATTTTGATGGAAAAACCGCCAGCTTGTGTGTGCGCCGTGCTGTTTATTATGATCCTGACACTGGAAAGGAAGATCCTTCTAAGCAAGGTGTTTGCAGCAATTTTTTGTGCAACTCTAAGCCTGGAGACAAAATTAAGATCACAGGTGGGAGAAATCTCTTCTTATTTCTGATGTTGTTAAAAGTTAACAtgatttctaaattattttacaGATTCTCAGAACCAATTTGTATTGCAATAACATACTCCTTCTGTACCTTTCTCAATTGGGTGGATTtctaatatctttttatttatttatttatgtgcaTGTTGTCTTGCTTAGTTGTAACATGTTATTCAATTTTTACCCTAGGTTTGTCCTACTAATATATGACAGATCTAACTGGAATCCTCTGAAAAATTCAGAATCTTTCAGGGAAGAATAATCAACACTCTGAAGATATTAATAGGGCAAACCTAGACTCTGGGAATTCTAAGTAAAATTATAGTCATTACAACTTCGTAGGCACAATTTATCAAAATGAAGAAACAAGTTTCAATATATAATTGTTGACACATACTACCAATAAATAGAAGCTAAGAAATTAACACAAAGTTATAAAAGgttccttctttttatttttcattcacaacttcttCAATCTTAACCATCCACAATGATGTTGACAGCTTTGCAAGGCTATGGCTTACCAAAGTAATTCCATAATGCACTTGCATTAGGATGTGGATACTTCTTTTACTAAATGAATGACATTATTTGACTTCCTATTTGATTGGTGGTTAATCAATTAGAAGTTATGAGTGTATATCATATAAATGATATAATGCTTTCAAATAACATGATAAAGAATTATTTCAATATAGACTGAAAATTTGGTATAGTCATGAAAGTTATTTTATAGGATGTATAACAGATTGATAAGTTACACTTAAGATGATTAATTAGCCTCATGACTTATGAGTCACAATGCAAACGTAGGTGAAAACTACTTATTGGCTGAAATTGAGTTATCTACATTTGTTTTTGCAGGGCCCTCTGGGAAGATCATGCTTTTGCCTGAGGATGATCCAAATGCGGCACACATAATGATTGCCACCGGCACTGGTGTTGCTCCATTTAGGGGCTATCTACGTCGAATGTTTATGGAATCAGTTCCTAAATTTAAATTTGGTGGACTAGCCTGGCTCTTCCTCGGTGTTGCCAATAGCGATAGTCTTCTGTATGATGATGAATTCAACAAATACCTTAAGGACTATCCAGACAACTTCCTCTATGACAAGGCTCTCAGCAGAGAGCAGAAGAACAGGAGCGGAGGCAAGATGTATGTTCAGGATAAGATCGAGGAATATAGCGATGAGATCTTCAGACTTCTCGACAACGGGGCTCACATTTATTTCTGTGGTCTAAAGGGGATGATGCCTGGAATCCAAGATACACTGAAGAAGGTTGCAGACCAAAGAGGAGAAAATTGGGAAGAAAAGCTTTCACAACTTAAGAAGAACAAACAGTGGCATGTTGAAGTCTACTGATAATTCTGCATTGCAGAATAAACACATGCTTGCATTTATTTACCTTAAGTCTGAGTTAGGTGTTTTAATTAAGGgttgtttttgttttaattaataatcTTCATTAGACAGCTTGAGTAAGCTGTACATTGTTTTCTTGATGAATACAAAATTGAAGAACCAAGTAAACGTGGTAGTAGAGACATATTTTGACCATTTTGAAATAAAGATGCATCATAGTTAATTAATATGATGTTCAAGCATATTCAATGAATCAAAGTATCAAGTATCAACAACTAGGCGATAACTCAATTGAATTGTAATAATAACATAGACGACAAAGGTGTTGTGTTGTATCTGTTTTTTGAAGTCTTTACATGTCCCGCAATAGTTGAAATGTTGAATAGTGCAACCAGTGAGACTGACTTAGATTTAGATATgccaatcatagaacaaaattttaaatctctTTTCTCTTTAACTCATGAAAGGATATATTAATCGCGATTCAAATCTATATCATAGATTTATTTTAATCCGGTGTAGCATGACATTGTCCTTTCTCTATACTCTTTAAACATGGAGACATGTTGATGTGTTATACTCTATCAAGGTAAACAATGCACGTAAACcccaaaaaacaaaacaaaataaaacaatgcACTTACAAAGAAATTGACTTTCAAGAATAAGGAGCATAATAATGTACCTTTTTAACTATGATTTTCAGTACTGTGCAATGTGCAAAGTTAAGAATAAGAATACAATAATAATGTTATTTCCATACAATGAAAACTAAGTAACTTTTCCCATTATTATCTACAACTTTTCAATAGTTAACATAAggctaaaaagatgccaagaaagaCTTGACTTTATTATCCATCATCACGAAAAAtagcaaacaaaaaatttaaacaaaaacaaaataaaatataaaaaaaaaacaaaataatggaGGAGAAAAAGACAAGAGAGACAGCGGTGATAAAATAGACTCTATTCATTTCCGACAAAGACACATACTCTCACTCAACacattttttccttcttcttctattcttctcaaAACCCACTGTTTTCTCTCTTTTTCGCCTTTGCCTTTCTTTGAAACGCTTCTAGCTTCTAAGTTAAGCAATTAAATTCAAGCACCATACACATAAAACGACACCGTATCCATCCACTCatttatatatagaattattattattattactatatcTTAACAATCTCAATTCAGTTCTAATTTCTGAACTGTCACTTACTCTCTCAGTTCGCGCAAGCAACGAACCACATGGCGTGGTTGTCGGAATTCGCCGCCTCCGTGATCTTCGCCGTCATTATCGCCGGAGATTCCTCCGCTTTCGGATCCAGGGATCTCCGACCTTCGGATCACGGCCTCGTGTTCCAGTCCTCGCCACCGGCGAACTCTTCCACGATGAGATCGTTCTTCAACGGAGCCGGTTCATCTCCCGCCTCCTCGTCCTCGTCCTCGTCATCCTCCTCTTCTTCTGATTCTGACGTGTCGTCGTTCCCGGAGGCCACCAATTTAACCGCTTCGCTCCCGCCACCGTGGTGGAGCCCGTCGCCATCCTCTGGCGGTGGAGCACGGCGGTTGGGAGGGGCGTTGGTGGTGGCAAGTTTGGTATGTGGTGTGACAGGTGTCGCGTTATTAGTGGCTACAGGTTTGGTTTATCTATTTAAACACAGGAGAAGAAACAAGTTAAACTTAAACGAATCGTTTAGAAGTGACGGTGTTGTTAATATTGGAAATGACGATAGTGACCTTTATACTAACAG
The sequence above is drawn from the Arachis hypogaea cultivar Tifrunner chromosome 4, arahy.Tifrunner.gnm2.J5K5, whole genome shotgun sequence genome and encodes:
- the LOC112796169 gene encoding ferredoxin--NADP reductase, root isozyme, chloroplastic, coding for MAHLALSQVAVAVPVSSDLSLRRSAFKVSNLNFQDKSWAPVLTFNLKANNSRSRSRRVTCMSVQQTSAPKVTVSPLELEDANEPPLNIYKPKEPYTATIVSVERLVGPKAPGETCHIVIDHGGNVPYWEGQSYGVIPPGENPKKPGSPHNVRLYSIASTRYGDNFDGKTASLCVRRAVYYDPDTGKEDPSKQGVCSNFLCNSKPGDKIKITGPSGKIMLLPEDDPNAAHIMIATGTGVAPFRGYLRRMFMESVPKFKFGGLAWLFLGVANSDSLLYDDEFNKYLKDYPDNFLYDKALSREQKNRSGGKMYVQDKIEEYSDEIFRLLDNGAHIYFCGLKGMMPGIQDTLKKVADQRGENWEEKLSQLKKNKQWHVEVY
- the LOC112796170 gene encoding uncharacterized protein: MAWLSEFAASVIFAVIIAGDSSAFGSRDLRPSDHGLVFQSSPPANSSTMRSFFNGAGSSPASSSSSSSSSSSSDSDVSSFPEATNLTASLPPPWWSPSPSSGGGARRLGGALVVASLVCGVTGVALLVATGLVYLFKHRRRNKLNLNESFRSDGVVNIGNDDSDLYTNRSANKLQLVPVPVVRNS